Below is a genomic region from Henckelia pumila isolate YLH828 chromosome 3, ASM3356847v2, whole genome shotgun sequence.
TCTTTGTGTAGATAACCGGCCCTACATCGAGGCGACATAAAAAGAAAGATCTAGCTGGAAAAGGTTGCCACGTCTACCCAACTTTTTCTGATGTTAACATATATCTAAGTTTTTATAGAATAAATCGTATGTATATAATTAAACAATCGTACGGATCTATTCAAATTCATGTTTTAtcccattttttaaaaatcttctAGAGGTATGATAGGATCGGTTAAGGGGAGGAAAACacaagtttaaaatattttaagctACAATAGTTCATCCTTGAAATGTTCGAATACCAACCGAGCAccgataaattatatcaagtttTGTTACAAAACTAGGCAAAAAACACTCGAAATAATCCATCTAAAAACTGATTAAGCATTTgagaaatcatttgaaaatatTGCAAGTTGAGatagtaaaaatattttggttaaaacattttatcaaacactttgtatgaaatattttggtactttaaagaacatataaaatgcttcaaatcatccaaaaatagCAAAAATAAGTAAATGTGATAAAGTAAATATGCACGAGTTTGTTTGGAtattcggagctcaatctcctacgtcacctctTCTTTCTCACGGAAGGATCTACTAGAAGATTTTGAgcattacaacgtcttgtaatcaCCCCACTCAAACCTTAGGACTTATCTCACTGCCTAAGTCGGAACTCTTAGATTCTCAACTTGATTGTAGGCCGCAACCTCACAATCTACATAATGTTTAACGTCTTTATGTCAAGACTTACAAACACAATATTTAACGTCTTTGTGttaagactctcactcaactaatctttaCAAATCAGGGCAAGCTCTTGAATAAGTTGAATGGATATGTTTTAACGCCCTCTTCATGTGGAAAAAGCTATAACAAGCTGAATGTTCTTTTGGGTGTCCACTCTATTCTTCCTTAAATCTCTagatcttgtatttatagcctcAAAGAATAATATATACGTTAGATACAAGAAATATGACGTTGGAAAAGATTCTGATATCACAACGTTCATATTTCTCTTTCTGAACTGTAGCTTTGACTGGTTGACTAGATCTGGATCTAGAGCAGTATACAGGCAAGATAAGGTGACAAGCTTGGTGAGCAGTTGATATCTTTGAGTCGGTTGACATGCTTAGATCGGTTGATATCTTCAAGTTGATCGGTTGATATAGAGCAGGTGACAAGCTTGGTGAGCAGTCGAGTGAGATTCTCGACTTCTTCAGTTGTTGTTGTCTGTCCGATTCTTGTAACTCTTTCTGTGTTGACTTCTGGGCAAAGTAATAAACATAACATTGTAGCACTTGATCTTGGCTTTCCAACGCCACAAGAATCACTAAATTCGGAGTTCATATGCAAAAGTTATGCTCGAAATACCAGAGCTGCTCAAATCAATCGAGTTCTTCATCGATCGGGAGAAATTTTATTGGTCTAGGTCTTTTAGATCTTGATGCGTTGATTTTTGGGCAAAGTGgtgaacataaaagttgtatccCTTTGTCTTGGCTTTCCAACGCATCAAGAATCACTCTATTTAGGTCTCATTTGAGAGAGATATGATAAAATTGCCATTCTATGTACAGCcttgagttttgttatatatCAACCTATGCCAAACCAGCAACTTCAACGTGCTTTATAATCTTCTTAAGCTCCCATTAGGACTTTGACTTGTGAAGATGATTTGTATATCATCTTCATATCTTTCCAACGCATATTAAATCATTACATTTGGATCACGGAGCTGAGAGATATGGTCATTACACTAGAACTAATATGTCAATACATCTGTTGTCATCTTGTTCATCTAGTGCACTATTGAGGTAGCAGTTTGACCTGGATATCATCCGAATTCGTTCAACTATCATAAGACATGACTTGTAGACTTTTGTGTTGGCTATGCAACGGTTTAGGCGGCTGGTCATTTGGATCGTTGAGCAATGAGATATGCTGAAAACAAGACGTTGCGCCGAAACCTAAGTTGAGCTTATAAGATTGTATTCCAACAACTTAGCACTTTCAATTTGTCTTCTATCAGCTGCACACttagtaaatatgttagaaacacaatgaCAAGTTTTATTAtcatcaaaattaaatatatattaaaaaataaaacaatttttaattttaatttggaaaaaaaattgagaaattatGTACAAAAAATAGAAGAGGACGTGatgagaatttaataaaatatatagggATAATATGAAgaagtaaaatatcaaaataagatctttttttaaaaaaataaggttgtcttactttttaaaaacagtttattttgacagcttataagttgtttgacaaaaaatttgtcaaacaaatttaaagattttataAGCTctgaaacaacttataagctgttttcaAGAGCTTATAAGTACCtcgaaaaaatattacttttagtgcaaaagtattatttttattgtaaatataggCAAAATTGACTTATCTCATGTCTAAAAATCTGTGAGACGATCTAATAGGAGACCTATATATTCAATTTGATTTAATCATGTAACTATTTTAGTTTTTCTTTGaggtaataaatttttttaaatattagtaatcttttttttttgttaagtgACGATGTCATAACAAGAAACTTATCAACAATATCTAATATTATATCAACACTCAGACAAAAGCATAGACTAATATCGGACACAAaaagaaaaccaaaaaaaaaaaaaaaattgacaccGATGTTGAACATATAAACAATATCCGTCGTCGTATCAATACTCTAATAACAAAGTATTTCAATTAATACAAAGAAGCAAAAATATTGTAAGAATATTGAAATTTGACTATTTAATGGACAAAAACCAAGAATACGTGCATCATAAATACATCTTTTAAGAAGCAAGAGGTATTATTATAACTTGATTTAAGATAACATGGTTGTATGATGAGTAGATCTTGAATCAATTTTTGATCATGAAAAACACAACTAACCATATCCATGtgcataaaatatataacttctTGAGTTATTATTCAATTTGGACGttaaccatatatatatatatatatgataattataaatactataaaatgaaatttaaatgaAATTGAAGAGGCtggaataattatatattattcctTTGAGATTATAATTGGAGCTAATTAGGGTGTAGGGCCACGATATCCCTCCGTAGCTTTTAGATTGTCTTCTTTATGTTCGCAAATCAGAATCTTAATGATCTTTTCAAAGTGCATCTCTGTCAGGTAGTAAGAAACTCAACAACTCTTCCATCTTCACCTACTAGTTAAGATTGATTAAGTCAGCAATTACGATCTTGATTTAATCTCAAAAGTAAATACTTTTTTTATGATTGAATCTAGAATTCGAGATCTCGATCGTCCAAAACTTGGGACTTTAATTGATACTTATTAAGCTATAAGTCATGCATGGACAAAAGTAAAGTTAATTTAAGTATATATCATCTGTGTTAGGAATCTAATGCATGGGAAATCAATAGTTCATTTTAGTAATTTTTCGTTAGAGTATGAATATCTATCATGGTGCTTAGCATTGCTAACGTACGCCGAGTATTGCTAATATATCAAGCGTCATCTTCACTCCAATAAAAATAAGAGTAAAAGTGCAAAAGAAaccatattattttttttcattctcacaatattcattttattgagTAATACGTTTATAATTGAAATAgcttatgttttattttattttattttattatcttATCGTCCTGATAAAATAAATGATGATGAAATTTGTCGTCAAACAatcatcaagaaaaaaaaaatggcatATCAATTGTGAGCTCCACATGCATATGCCTAATTGCACATATTTTTGGGtcactaatatttttttcatttttataatGCTTATAAAAGGAGAGCAATTATGATGGTTATCATAAGCAATCATCAAGAAAACGCATACTGTCTATAAGAGTTTACAATTTGAAATATCGTGGTTTAGTATGGATGATAAAACATTGATAATTGATTattcatctttttttttcaatttttcgcTCAAGTTCTATAAATGGTCAGTATCTTGtactattatattatttaaatataataatttatcgGTCTATATTATGCATCATTCGTCATCTCATCAATCAATAAGTCAAGCGATATCACTTGATGGATAATAACATAATACTCATGAGCACctgtaaaatttaaaataagtgATTACAAAAATTTAAGTTGATAAATAAACAATCATAGGGAGGGAAGAAATGCATCATATCAAAATTGACTAGGGAAAACAACTTTTATCCCGTAAATTGGGCGTTTTCATTTTTTGTCATCTTATCGATTACTTCACATTCTCAATCTACTAGCTTAATCtttgtttttcaattttttgttttattcatcAGAGTGCTGACATGACATTGGACATATGTCAGCAATATCTGTCTTTATTTTAGTAACTTTTTTAGTTGTATCATATATATCATCACTTTCCAGTATCACGTTAGTACTTCGcccaaaaaaatgaaaattattgAGATTGTAAGaagataaacaaaaaaattttaaaaaaattcaaattacatGACCAAAAGAGGAAAGTGACCCTTTAGTCAACATCAATCAACCCGCAAAGCTTTAATCGATGTATATTTATGCGTACgagaaataacaaaaaaaaaaatccacacCACGGGGGGCTGGCTACGTACCGAGGCCAAACCCAACAGAATTCATGTCACAAAACCATCTCCATCGTTTACTCGGATTCCAACATAAAGAATCGAATCAATTAATAGGTaatgtttgagagagcttttgGGAAGCATTTCTcagctttttcttaacaaaatttcacaaaaattcaaaattttattaagaaaaaGTCGAAAGTGTTTCTCAAaaactctcccaaacactatctAAGACTGCAATTTAACAATTACATTTTCGGCCATAATCCTCTGAGAGCATAAAGTCATAAATCAACCACGTGGTCGTCATATTTTCATGTCACGGGGATAACAACATTTTTAATCATGTTATTTATACGTTTTTCATTTTGATCCTATTAACGTTGTATAATTGtattttcaattcaaaatatGCAAGATACAAGATTGAAAATACAAATTCACAATTAAcaagaccaaaaataaaaaaagtgcAAATAACAGGACAAAAAACGTAATTCTCTATCATGGATAGTAACATTGTTCACTAATGCCACCTCTCACCACCATGAGCAATTATATTCACAAGTTTTATAGAATATCAATGTATTGTATACTCTCATAATAAAGAAAACTGTAATTTTTTATCTTGTAATTAAGTATATCTCTTTGCAATTTTAACCATCTGTTTTATCATGTTTGAGCTTTAATCCGCTACTTTAATCTTTAGCACCACATACATAATATAAGTGCCTAAAATTGTGCGGTATGCACAATGTTATTGATTGATAAATGTAACAAACTTATGAAATATGGGTGGTATACATCCCGCTTATATTGTACCACAAATTAATAAAGACAATTACTTACATCCGTTAGTaataatacatacatacatacataaatgcatatatatacatatatatacacactcCATTGTATATACAAGTTTAATTTAGTCAATCATTCAAACCTCGAAAGAATATAAAGTTTTACCatctaataaaaataaagaaaattttctTGTGATTGATATTTTTGAGGAAATGAAACGGGGACCATTCAACCACCATATTTGTTGTGGATCTTGTGGGAGATATATAAAGCCTTTGAAGAGATGACACAAGCCAACAGTTGTCGCCAGTGAGAAAAAGGTACTATATTTGTAAACTCTGACGTTTCATCTTGCTTTGCTTCACACAATCAatcattgattttattttattttattttattttttggagcaagtaaaaaaataacatatatatgGTATGATTTCAAATGCCTTAGTAAAATTTCTAACAAGACCGATCGATCACTTTATTCACTTTTATCTCATCCGATACTAAtgtttataatttaattaatatgagtctgaaaatatgattttaacaaatttaaatatgatttaaagaTTAGACATACGTATATATGAGTTGACATCGACCATTGATTTATTTAGCATTTTGTAATTTGATTTGACCGCAAAAACATTTTATTAGAAACATAATAAAAAGTATAGTTTGAAAATGAACCTCTCAAAacaaattttcagaaaatgtaCGTTTTTCTACAAAGTTAAGGGGAAAAAATGGCCAATGGTTACCTTATCATTTCCATGTAATACGAGGGCcccattttcaattttttttatatagcaCTTCTTTGTATAAATAGGGGACCAAAACTAGCTTCCATTCAAGAAAACAAACAGttcctatatttttttttccttgttcTCACTTTTAGGCTGCATTTTCTTTCTTCAAATAGCcattttttattgcaaaaaAACACATTGATTATACATGGCAATTGAAATAGGTTTATCAAAAGTAGCAGAATCAGAGACTCATGGTGAGAACTCACCATATTTTGCTGGGTGGAAGGCATATGATGAAAACCCTTATGATGAACTATGCAATCCCTCTGGAGTTATACAAATGGGACTTGCGGAAAATCAAGTAAGTTCTCGGGTTTTCGATGTTTTCCAAGGATCTTGGCAGTCGAATCATTTGAAAATGACTTCATTTCGCGGTTCTTGATCGTTCCTAATTAGCGTTTCGTGTCCCATGTAACAGGTTTCATTTGATTTGTTGGAGCAATACCTGGAAACACACCAGGAGTCACCTACTATTGGTAGGAGCAAAGCTTCTGGATTCAGAGAAAATGCTCTATTCCAAGATTATCATGGCCTAAAATCTTTCAGAAAGGTAattatacaaattttttttttttttgcatatataaaatatttatatattatcctttgactaattgtaaaattaataatattaatacaGGCAATGGCAAGTTTCATGGAAGAAATAAGAGGGGGGAGAGCAAAATTCAACCCTGATAGAGTTGTTCTAACAGCTGGTGCAACTGCAGCCAATGAGTTATTGACTTTCATTTTGGCTGATCCTGGAGATGCCTTGCTTGTTCCTACTCCTTACTATCCCGGGTATGAACACTTTCCCCGCGTAAATTTTCTATCGAGGAGACGGTTATATATATGCTCGATCGGCTGTAGTTGCATCCATAGTCTGATTaaaatcattcaaaattttctagaaaaatataaaattttgattattttagcCTATATATTGGGTATTCCAAAAAGTAAGGAGAGGATGAGTTTTGTTGTGAGACGGGTTGACCAGACTCATAACTAGAATGAAAGTAATTTTTTTCATGGGTCGGATCTAATATGATATTCGCCTAACAAAATTGACTTATGAAGCGGTTTCATTTCATGACTTTTTTTATGGTTTTTTAATGGGAAGATTGAGTCGACATGAATCTCATAATATTTCTGACAATCTTGTCTGGAAAATTGATGTATCATTAACTTTGGTACTTTGATTTTGAACAGGTTTGACAGAGACTTGAGGTGGAGGACTGGAGTAAACATCGTACCAGTTTCCTGCGACAGCTCCAACAATTTCGAGATAACCCTTGAGACTTTGGAATCGGCATACAACGATGCCGAATCCAAGAACATCAAAGTCAAAGGACTCCTCATAACAAATCCGTCCAACCCCTTAGGCGCGACGATCAAACGGCGGATTCTCGAACAGATTCTTGAATTCGTGACCCGTAAGAACATCCATCTCGTGTCCGACGAGATCTACTCGGGTTCCGCCTTCTCTTCGGACGAATTCGTCAGCATTGCCGAAGTTCTTGAATCCAGAAACTACCAAGATTCTGAGAGGGTTCACATAGTTTACAGCCTTTCAAAAGATCTAGGGCTTCCGGGGTTCCGAGTGGGGACTATATACTCATACAACGATAAAGTCGTGTTAACGGCGCGAAGGATGTCGAGTTTCACGTTGATTTCTTCGCAAACACAACAGCTTTTGGCTTCCATGCTTTCTGATAAGAAATTCACGGAACATTACGTGAAAACTAATAGAGAAAGGCTGAAAAAGAGGCACGAGAAGATCGTTTCCGGGTTGAAAAACGCGGGTA
It encodes:
- the LOC140891993 gene encoding 1-aminocyclopropane-1-carboxylate synthase 7-like; translation: MAIEIGLSKVAESETHGENSPYFAGWKAYDENPYDELCNPSGVIQMGLAENQVSFDLLEQYLETHQESPTIGRSKASGFRENALFQDYHGLKSFRKAMASFMEEIRGGRAKFNPDRVVLTAGATAANELLTFILADPGDALLVPTPYYPGFDRDLRWRTGVNIVPVSCDSSNNFEITLETLESAYNDAESKNIKVKGLLITNPSNPLGATIKRRILEQILEFVTRKNIHLVSDEIYSGSAFSSDEFVSIAEVLESRNYQDSERVHIVYSLSKDLGLPGFRVGTIYSYNDKVVLTARRMSSFTLISSQTQQLLASMLSDKKFTEHYVKTNRERLKKRHEKIVSGLKNAGIECLKGNAGLFCWMNLRPFLEEDTKEQELELWDLILHEVKLNISPGSSCHCSEPGWFRVCFANMSEQTLEVALGRIQGFVERRKGGKMNNGIC